GGAAAGGAATATCAGCAGGTGCGGCTTTCTCATCGATTACCTTCTCGACCCTTGTCTTGACAGCAGCCTCTTTTTCTCCGGTAAGCAGTTTCATGCTCATGACTTCAATCTGGACCTGCTCATCCCTTGGAGTCACTTCCCCGGTAATCGAGACAATCATTCCTACGTCGATATGGGGGTAAGACCGTTTCCCTGCACTCTCAAAAGCTGCACACGGGATAAAGCCTCCTTCATCGCTTATAGTGAAGATTGTCGGCCCGCTTGTCTGTTTTATCTGAATAACCTCTCCTTCGATCCGGATGAGCCTGCCCTTCATGCTGGTATCTATCTGGGAGGAGTTCTTAAGAGGAAGCTCTTTTTCAAGCTCAATGGTTTCGTACTTTGTAAGAGTTTTCGGAATAAGATCGAGCTTTCCTCCCGCTTTAATGCTTTTTACCAGGACGATTACAGCATCCCCGACTTCCGGCTGAACCCCGACATTGCTGGAATGCATAAGCCCTCTTACGTGAGGGTTCAAGTCCACAAAGACCCCGAAAGAGGCGATACTGCTCACTATACCGTGATAAAGCTTTCCTGCTTCCACATCTTTAAGATCACATGACTCGTCCAGAGCATAAACATGCTGGGAACGTGAACAGGTAGTACAGATCTCTTCATCCGTATCCTGTGGGTTATGAATTCTTACTCCGCAAACCTTGCAGGTATAGATCTTTCCAAGTCCCTCACAGGCCTCACAGGGTCTGGTAACTTCGATACTCCCCTTGCCTTTGCATTTCTCACATACTGCACCATTTTTCAAGAAACTGTCAATATCTTTTTCTGAAATTTTCATAAAGTCAACTGATTTAGACTTGCCTTTTCCCTTACATACAGGGCAGATCTCAGTTGAAATAGCTTCGTAGCCACGTCCGTGGCAATCTGGACATTCCTTACTCATTAATATCAACACCAGTGGTTCTTCCGAACCTTCGTTTTCTTAATCTCAAAATCTTTGGAATTAAAATATTGTTTTGAACCCTATACATTTATTGTATTCTTTGTCGGCCCTCAGTCTACTGGTAACTGTAGGATCTTCCCCAGGTCCGGATTAGTGCCTGCCGACTAGCCCTCTTTCTGCATATCTCCTTTTTGAGTTCAATATCTTGTGTATGCAAGATATAAGTATTTGTCAGCAAGTTATTTTGCATAGCGTCTACAGATATCCAGAAATTTCAGGATTTTGTGGTTTCTGTTATTTTTATTATGTTATTTTTTATATTATGTTATTTTTATATTATATATGAAAATGACAGTGACCGCAACCCATTGAAAATCGGAAAGAAGGTTTGATGTGAGTACTTATATAGATTCGCAGATATTTTAGGTAGACGACAGAATGTAAAATTTTTAACCTATAAAAGCTTAATTTATATTAATTTCACAAGTTTCTCAAATAAAGAACACTTACTAAGTTCAATTTTAAGACCAATTGATAGGAGGGAATAAATTATGGTTGATTTCATCGGTGAATTATTGCTCCCTGTATTAATAATTGTAATATTAATACTCTCACAATCTATAAAAATGGTTAATGAATACGAACGTGTGGTTATATTCAGGCTTGGTCGCCTTAGTGGTGTAAAGGGCCCGGGACTTTTCCTTATCATCCCTTTCATTGATAGAGCCATGAAAATCGACCTGAGAGTCGTTGCAATCGATGTCCCAAAGCAGGCCGTTATCACGCGGGATAACGTCACAGTTGAAGTTGATGCCGTTGTTTATTATAAGGTCGTAGAGCCAGGGGCTGCAATTACGCAGGTTGAAAACTATATGTTTGCAACTTCAACCCTGTCCCAGACTACGCTTAGAGACGTGCTGGGCCAGATGGAACTGGATGAGTTGCTTTCGGAAAGAGAGAACATCAACAAGCAGATTCAGGAATTGCTGGATGCTTACACAGACCCCTGGGGTATCAAGGTTACAGGCGTAACTATCCGGGATGTATCCCTGCCTGAAACAATGAAAAGAGCAATCGCAAAACAGGCTGAAGCAGAAAGAGAAAAACGTGCCAGGATCATCCTTGCAGAAGGAGAATACCAAGCTGCTGAAAGGATGAAAGATGCGGCCAGCCTTTACCAGGGACTTCCTACTGCTATCAAGCTAAGGGAACTTCAGACCCTTGCTGAGATTGCAAGAGAGAAAAATCTGATCGTAGTTACACAAACTCAGACTCTTGAAACCGGGAACATAGCCGCCCTTTCTCAGGCTATATCCGGAAAGAAAGAGCAATAAGGGCAGATTAAAAGCCGAAAAACATGTAAAGGCGAGAAAGGATCATTAATTATGCAAACGAAAAGGATTTTCCATTCTCTCTTTATTTTTTTTCTCTGCATAACTCTCACAGCTGTTCTCGCGCTTCCTGCAGGGGCAGCAGCCGAAGATAGAGTGCTCTTGCTTGAAATAACCGGAGCTATTACCCCAGCTTCCGATAATTTGATAGCTGACGCAATAGAAGAAGCTGAGAGCGGGAACTTTGAGGTTCTCGTAATTACCCTGGATACTCCAGGGGGAGGGCTTGAAGAGACCCAAACAATCATAAAGTTAATTGAGAACACGACCGTGCCTGTTATAGGGTACGTGCCTGAGAGTGGAAAAGCCTGGTCAGCAGGAACCCTCATCCTTATGGGAACCGATATTGCTGCAATGGCTCCTTTTACAGTTATAGGGTCAGCCCAGCCGGTGCGGGTGTCTGCAGAAGGGACAGTACCTGTAGAGGATGAGAAAGTAATAAATGCCCTCGTTAAATTTTCGACTGAAACGGCAAGAAAACACGGGAGAAATGAAACTTTTGCAGAAGAAGTAATTACCAAGAACAGAAATCTGAATGACGAAGAAGCCTTAGAAGAAGGAGTAATCGAATATAGAGCCTCTTCCGTTCCGGACCTGCTGGTTCAGGTCGATGGGGAGGTTGTGAAAAGTAAAGAACTGAATACCGCAAATGCAACAATAGAGATCTACGAACCTCCTCTTCCTCTTGCTTTCCTGACGTTAATTTCAAACCCGATTCTTTCCTCTCTTCTTCTGACAATAGGGCTCTATGGGATTATCTTCGGGATTTCAAACCCGGGAGCAGGAGCAGAGATTTTCGGAATTATTGCAATCGTGCTGGGATTGATAGGCACAGGATTCGATATTAATATAGCAGCAATTTTCCTGATTATTGTCGGAATAGGGCTTCTTATCCTGGAACTTCAATCCCCGGGGTTTGGAATTTTCGGGCTTGCAGGACTTATTTGCCTGGTAATAGGGAGCATCTTCCTTGTGCCTCTGGGAGGCGAGAATATTTACACACCGGAGTTCAGGAGGCTACTAATCCTGACAATTGTTACTCCTACAATTGTTTTTGGGATATTCCTGGTCTTTGCAATATATAAAGTAGCCGAAACGAGGAAGAAAAAGCCCGTTATCGGGTCCATTATAGGAGATACTGCCCGGACAATAGACCCGATAAGCCCTGAAAGTCCTGGTTTTGTCCGCTATAAAGGAGAGTACTGGCAAGCCAGATCCGAAGAGAAAATTGGAGCTAACGAAGAAGTTGAAATTACAGGAAAAGACATGGAAGTGCTGCTTGTAAAAAGAAAAGTCTAACACTTCTTGTGTCTAACACTTCCTGTCTGTTTTTTCTTTTTCCGGATTTCTTCTTCCAGAGTTTTTTTTCGGTTTTAGCTTTTCTTTTTGGCCATTATTTTTTCAAGAACCTTCTGCTTTTTATTGATGGCTTCTTCGGCTGCCCTGTCAATTGCGTGCCTCATCTCCTCGAAATCTCGTGGATTATCTTCCCCGTGAACTTTTTTGACAGGAGTATAGGCAGATTCTCTAAACCTGGGTGCAAAGTCCCTGATCTCTCCATTGACAATTATTTCAGCCCCGATTCCTTCTTCCACACGCCCTATGATATCAATCTCAACCCCGGCAGCCCTGACTATTTCAAGAATTTCTCCGGCATACTCAGGTGGGACGATAACCAGCAGGGCATCAAGAGATACGCCGAGATAATCGATTTTAAGGGTTTCAAGCATGGAGAGGACCTTTGAGTTAACGAGAGTCCGCATTTTATTTTCTTCAAAGACCATTTTTACTTGCGCAGTCTTTGAAATTTCCCGGGCGTCCCCGCGGATTCCTCCATTGGTGACATCAGTCATGGAATGGACTTTTTTGTACAGGCCGGACCGAAGGAGTGCCTCACAGGCTTCCAGAAAACGGATGTTAATAGTTTCCTCCACCACGTCATGCATTCCGTAATAGAGTGCGGTTGTAGAAACCGTACCTCCGCCTGCACCCTCCGTCATAAGGATCAGGTCTCCTGCCCGGGTCTGGTTGCGGGAGGTAAGAGAAGATGTAACACCAACCGCCCCCACACCTCCTGTCATTCTTTCACCTATAACCATATCCCCGCCTATCCGGAGAGTGCTTCCTGTAATTAGGGGAATTCCGGTTAGCTCTGAAACCGTGGTGATTCCTGCGATATGGTCGAAGATTTTTGCCACATCCCCATCGTCTGCGATATGGATGTCTGAAAGCATGGCAAGGGGACGGGCTCCCATTGAATAGACATCACGCAGGGCTGCTCTGGCGACATGAAAACCCGAAAGGAAAGGAAAATCACTGAGGCGGGAGTGTATACCGTCAATTGTGATCACAAGGTACTCATCTCCTATTTTCACAACGCCTGAGTCATCAAGCTGGGAACTGTCAACTACCGCACCGGTCTTGCCTATAACCTCACCAAGCTTGGAGTGAACGTAAAAGTCTCCCGTACCCCTGGAACCCACTCCGAACTCACCCATAACAACTCCCGAAATAATGGGGCTTAATACGTCTCCCTCGGTGTGAAGAGTTGCTTTTGCTTCACAAATAACTGCAGCTGCAATCTCTTTAGCCCTTTCGGAGCTTATGTTCTTGATTTCAAGAATTCTTGAAGCAAGCTGTGCCTCAATCCCGGTTTCGTTTGAAGGGTCTTTCCTGAGAGCCCGTTTTGCATAGCCTTCTATATCCATAGTACCATCCTCTCGCAGATACCTGTCACTGTTTTGAAAGACGCAGGACAGGAAATTTGAAATTAAATCAACACATCTCAACGAAGTTTTTCAGAATCTTCAGCCCTGTTGCTCCGCTTTTTTCAGGGTGGAACTGGGTGCCCATAACGTTACCATTAGAATTCACCACAGATGCCGAATATTCCAGTCCGTACTCACATGACGCAAGGGTGTTTTCCGCAGTGGTATCGACATAGTACGAGTGTACGAAATACACGAAAGAGCCGTCAGGGATACCTCTAAACAGAGGGTGGTCCTGTTTAATCCTGATGTTGTTCCAGCCCATGTGTGGTACTTTCAGTTCAGATTTTGGAAAGCGAAGTACCCTGCCCTGAATGAGATCGAGTCCATCGGTCAACCTGCCTTCCTCAGAAGAGCTCATCAAAACCTGCTGCCCGAGACATATTCCAAGCATTGGTTTTCCCGATGCTGCAAATTCCTCAATAGTCTCTTTGAGAGGAACCAGACACTTCATTGCATCTATAAAAGCACCTACTCCAGGGAGAATAATACCGTCTGCTGCCAGGATCTCTTCAGGGTTCCCGGAGATTACAGGACTTGCTCCAACGTGTTCAAGCCCCTTTTGAACACTTCTGAGATTTCCAAGCCCGTAATCGATAATCACGATTCGTTTCATAGTTCTAACAAACAAAGTTAAGATAGATTAAGCTTACGAACAAAGAATTTCAGAAATGTGGGAAAAATTAGGAAAATATGAAGTAAGGAAAAATAAGAAAAATATACCTGAAAAATATAAAAGCAAACATTTCAGGTCAGTATCTGTCTGCAGAAAGATTACAGAGAAAGATTACAGGGCACTGTCTGCAGAAAGACTACAGAGAAAGATTACAGGGCACTTTCTCCTTTACAGGGTACTTTCTCCTGCTCAAAAATCACCTTGTATTTGCCACAGCGAACGCATTCGTAGCGCTTTTCAAGCACTGTTGACCTGCAACATAGCGCTCCGCTTTTTCGTTTCCAGTCGTGCAGTCCTAAAAGACACAAAAAATTTCGTCTATGGTCCGATTCACTTGGCTCATCAGAACATTCTTGAGTCAAAAACCTCTTTCCCTCGCTATAGTCAGTAAGGCTGTTTTGCGGTATTAGGGGAATTTATGCACAAAAGAACTATATAAATATATAGTTTTTAAGATCAAATACAAAGAGATGAGTCTACGAAAAGATAGTTTGGAATAAATATCGAAAAGTTATAAATAGAATGATCAATATTGATAGAATGTTGTACAGTTAAAATGTTAACAATAGAATCAAAGTGAGGAGGAAATATGCGGGGATTTCAGCTATTCAGACATGATGAGAAAGCAATGGAATTACCAATTAATATCGTAGTGATGCTCGTTGTAGCGATGGTCGCTCTTGCAACGCTTATTTCGATAATACCGACTCCTACAAAGGAAATGTCAGTCTTTGTTGAAAAAACAGGACTCGGGACAGGAAGCCTTCAGTCAGGAAACTCAATAATAGTAGGTGCTACCACTGCACAGAATCCTTTTGCCGTATCAGCGGTAGTAAAGGTAACAGATAAAGACGGAAATCCGGTTCGGGATGCAAACGTCATCCTCAAAGGACTCGGAGGTGCAGCATCGAACACAACTGACATTAACGGAGTCACTGTGCTGACAACGCCAAGCACTGCACTGGTAAGGCTTGACCCGAACCAGAATGAAGGCACAATGGACCTGAAAATTCTGGCAGACGGTTTCTATGATTATGAGAAGAAAGATGCAGTTATGATCGTCAAGACTCGTTAAATGCACACTTAGCACGGGCAAAAATGGGCACAGATAAAACTGGGAGAAGCCGCTATGCTGCCTGATAACCTAAGAGAGAACGAAGCAGGAACTGTTGGGCTTCCAATAAGGATTGTAGTTCTTTCGATAATTGGATTCATCGGTTTTTGTGCGATTCTCTCAGCCATTTCAGCTGCTCCAAAACCTCCTGAATCTATGTATGCAGCATCAAACGTAAGCACACTCTCAATAACCTCGGGAGAGAAAGGAAACTTTAGCTTGCAGATAAGCGTTTTTGACAGGGAAAACCGCGGTATGGGAGAAGCAAACGTGATTATCTGGAGCCCGGACAGAAAAAAAGCTTATTCAGGCATTACGGATTCTAATGGAAACACAATAATAAAGATTTCTAACCCTGAATTACCTCCCGGGAAAACAGAAGGATATGTTTCAATAAAAGTGATGAGAAGCGGATACAAAGATTTTGATGAGGAGTATTTTGTAAAGGTAAAGAGAAGTTAAACCATTTTAAAAGATTCAGGACCTTAAAACCGATTCAAGATAGTTAAGTTTTAAGAGCTATTCATTCAACAATTTAATTTCTTAACAGGTTAAGACTCCAAAACAGCTCTTTCTTTTTGGATATTCATCCCTTTTCAAATCTTCATTATATATTTGATACACGTTTACTCATACCTGATATATTTGAACCTGAAAGACAGAATTTAGAGAATTTTTACAAAGCCAGAGAATAATCATTGCAAAACACTATTGTTATTGACCATAAACCACAGCCCAAAGAATGCCATAAAACTTCCGCACAGGTATACCAGTTTTCTATGTGTAGGCTGTGAAATTATTTCCGTCCCTCTGGAAAAAGCAGAGGATACGGTTAAAAGAAATCCAAGATCTGCTATCCAGTGCCCGGCGATAAACGAAATTACTGCAAGGACACCTATAAGATACTCCTCAAGGAGGATTGCGCTACCAGCCGTTAACCACCATGCAACAAAAAAAGGATTTAATGCTGAGGTTATAATTCCTGCGGATACTGTACCTGAAAAAGGGTTCAGTGCCGAAGTTACAATTCCTGAAGATATGAACCCCGTAGAAAGATTCATACTGCTGGCTGAAATCGAGACATCCATTGTAGAGACTTCTTTTGCTTTTTTGATCATCGTAAGTCCGAAAACGACCATAATCAGGCCGCCTATTATAGCCAGATACGAGATAACCGATCTCCTGAGAAAAGATGATGCACCTATCAGAATAAGCATGAAGAAGACGAATTCTACAAGGGCGTGACCCATAAATATCGAAGGTCCTGCTCTCCAGCCTTTATGAAAAGACGCCTCTATTGTTGCAAACATCATGGGCCCGGGAATAATGGCTGCGGATATACCTACTGTGAAACCTAGAATAAGAGCTTTAATCAATTCAATTATGGCGCCACCCCGGATAAGATCTTAATACATAAATGTAGAAAGTATTTATATAAAAATGTTTTGAGACTGAGCGAAAAATAGCTATTATAACATCAGTCTGGAAAAATACTCGATCTTACCTTAATCGGTACCCTATCTTACCTTAATCGGTACCCTATCTTACTTAATCTATTTTTTTATTATTAATCATCAGGGGTTTTTGTTTCCGGTTAACCAGGAAAAATTTCAGAAGTACGGCTCCTGCCATAGTTACCGCAAGTCCGATAGAAAAGTAAGGAGACCTTATTAGATCCCATCGGCCAGACCATATAAGAAAACCTGTAAGCAAAAGGACGGAAGACCCGACAATTCCTGAGACTTCCACAGGTACTTTTATCGAACCCAGGGTAAACCTGTCTCTATTTTCAAGAAATTCAATACGGGACTCAAGTTTACTTACATATTCTTCTGATATGTTCTCCTGAGTTTTAATGCTCCTGACTTCACTCTCCAGTCTTTCGAGCTCTGGACTAAGACTACCATGCACAAAATCGGAAAGTTCGGATACTGCAGTGTGTATAGAACGAATGCTTTCGGAAAGTCTGGAAAAAACAACACTTATATCCTTTACTCTGTAGCTGGCCCCGGAAATCTCAGAAGAGCTATCCAGGAATGTCATGGAGGCATTTGATGCCTCTGAAGAGGGAAGTACAGCACCGAAGGCAAAACTTGAAATATCTTCTTCTGTAAACGAAGGAACAAAGTCTGAAAGCAAAGAATTCCCAGGAAGAGGGAAAGAAACTTCAGGAGACACAGAAGGCCCCTGAGGGGTAACCGAAGACTCTGCTGCAAAATTTGCAAAATTTACTTCCTGAGAAGAATCTGAAGGAACTGCCGAATAAGCCTTTCCTGCCTGCAGAGCCTGAGACGCATCAAGAGACAAGCGACGCTCAACTGCCCTCAATCTTTTTTCAAAACTTCTGATGTTCTGGTCAAAGACCTCGATTCTTCCCTGAAGATCATTCCTGATTTCTGGCTCTGTCTGATACGATTTGCTCAATTGAACCATAACCCCCCATAAATCCCTGATATGAAATCAGACTTCAACAGTATATAAATTTTTTTGAGTAGTAGAGAAAAATATTGGAAGTGTAATTTGAAAAATCTAAAAGCAAGAGAAAAGTAAAAAGTAAGAAAGTAAAGAGTACAAAAAACGAGAAGATCAGATAAGTCTGACTTCAACAAAGTCCCCACTGTCCTGAGCTTCCATGATTTCCATCGCAAGGTCTGAGTTTATCCTTAATTTCACATCTCCATGCCGGCTAACAGTTGCACTGAAAAGATATTCGTCTTCGATAAAGATCTCAACATCCCTTCCTGCAAGTTCGGGAGCCCCGATAATAAGGTGTTTTTTTGTCCTTTCGATAACAGGATGAACCGGGGACGCTGGAGCACTTATCTCGGGCGCCGGTTCTCGAGCTTTTCCAGGAAAAGCTTTACGTTCAGCCCCTTGCTTCAGGCCTTTTGTGCTTTTTGGTGTTTCGGCTTCTATCTCCCTAACATCGATATGGAGTCCCAGTATATTTTCGATCCTGTCAATGACATTTCCGCCTTTGCCGATAACCTTTCTCATGTCTTCGTCGAAGACTTTTACGATTGCGCTATCGTCCGAGGTTACTTCCACTTCAACAGGGCCTGTAGCATATCTGCTAATAACGTTTCTTATCTCTTCTTCGGCAAGCCTCCAGGCAGGTTTACGGCTTTCCCTGGAGGGGCCGATTGGCATGACTACGACCTGTTCTCCGTAAGTATAAATCTCATATTCGACCTTGCCTGTTTCGAAATCTGCAATGGTAATTACCGGTCTTGCAAGATCCTGCTCGGTCATCCCGTGAGGAACCTTAACTGTAAAGGCAAGAACGAGAACCTTTGCAACCTCTCCTTTATCGATGAAAATTACAGTATCAACTACCTGCGGGATCACACCCAGTTCAACTCTTCCTATAAGACGCTGGATTGCATCCACTGCTCTGGTTGCATGCACTACCCCGATCATCCCGACTCCCGCAAGCCGCATGTCCGCAAAGATCAGAAAATCCCCGGTTTTTCGCACTTCATCATAAATGGTGTAGTCCGGCCTTACAAGGAGCAAGAGATCAGCAGTATTCTCCATCCTCCCATTCAGGGGAGAATATTGAGTAATCTCAGCAGGCACCTGCAGGTCCCTTGGAGACTCCATGGTCTTGACTACCTGCCCGTGGTCATTCAGATAACGTGCAACCCCGGCAGCAAAAGTTGACTTTCCTGCTCCAGGAGGCCCTGCAATAAGGATTCCACGCTGGCTTATTATGCGCTCTTTCAGTTTGTCGCTCAGACGGTAGTGCTCAAGGTCAACAACAACTGTAGGTCTGACGACAGTTATCTCCATATCATCGGAAAAAGGCGGATGTGCAATTGCAATCCTCATGTTTCTGATTTGCAGTACCGTTGCCCCGCTTGAAGACATCTCTATGAAGGACTCGGGGTCAAACCTTGCCCTCTCGATAAGTTCTTTTGAGATACTGGAAAGCTCCTGTGAACTTGCAGGTTCTTCCCTGATCCGTACATAACGTACCTGTCCAACAGGACCCTTTTTGGCCATTGGAGAAACCCCATTTTTGAGATGCACGGACATCGTATCATCAGTAAAGAAGTGCTCTACTTTGAGAGGACCTAATTCCGAGGGATCCAGAACTTTAGGATGCATGTACTCAACATCAAGTCCCTTTGCCCTGGCTATCAGACTTTGTACGCGGTCCTCACTAACGAACAGTCCCCCCATATCAAGAGCTGTCTGCCGGATAAGGGCATCCACCCTTCCTTCCTTGGAAAGCTTGATCTCCTCAAGAGTCGGCTGAACCCCGCTGAACTGAAGTTGAATATCCCCCCTGTCTGCCAGTTTACGAAGCTCCGAAAGTTCTTCAAGCCCTTTGAAACCTATTTCTCTGCCCTTGTTTGCCTGGGCTTCAAGTTCCGATACTACAGCTTCGGGAATGATGATCTCAGCGCTCCCGAACTCACCACTTTTAATTCGGGACGAAAGCCTCCCGTCAATAATCACGCTTGTATCCGGAACGATTCTCCATATCCGCTTCTCATCAGCCATATAAAGGGATATAGAGTCAGAAAGTATATAATAAAACTTCTCCTGCTTTTTTTCAGATGAATGGAGTTAGGAAAGCGGTTAGTAAAAAATAAAGTTTTAAAAGATCTGAGAATAAAAACGATTAAAAATAGAATAGAGTGATAAAAATATAATACTATGATTTAGCAAACGTAATTGAAGCAATATAGTTGAACTCAGTAAACATCTTCAGGCTCAAAGACCTTTTCGCCGACGACATCTCCTTCGAGATTCCGATAAAAACATGACCTGTATCCCATATGACAGGCTCCACCTATCTGTTCTACCAGCAGGAGAACAGAATCCATATCACAGTCAATCCTGATTTCCTTTATTTTTTGCAGATGCCCCGACGTTTCACCTTTTTTCCATAATTTTTGCCGGCTTCGGCTCCAGAAGTGAGCAATTCCGGTCTCGACGGTCTTTTCAAGAGCTTCCCGATTCATATAGGCACACATCAGAACCTCCTTGCTGGTCTGGTCCTGAACAATAGCAATAATCAAACCGTTTTCGTATTTCAGGGTATCAAAGTCAATCATGTGGGATAAATTGCCAAACTAGTATAAAAAGAGGAGTTTAGTAAAAAAATTTCCGAATAGATAGGAAACTTTAGAGAACAAAAAAGATTCCAGGTAAAAATTTCAGTACACATCCTGCCATCCTTCAAAAATAGGAATAAAAATCCTACAAGGAGAATAAATGTTGAAGCTAATAAAGAATAATAATATTAAAATTATGTAAAACAAGTAATAAAGTTATAAAAATATATATTATATTCTGCATAAAAGCTTCTGAGGAAAAAGAAAGTTCAGCACTTATTTTCTAATAAAAAAGGGCCATAACAGTGATTTATTAAGCTTTATGGGTGGGAAGGATGGATTTCAGATTTAAGAGCAAATTTGTGCCTCTATTGTTACTAAGTGGACTGCTTTTAGGGTCAATTTTGCCGGTTTCTTCACTGAGTACAGTGAACAAAGAACCTTATTCAGTGAACAAAGAACCTTATTATATCTTTGAAAAATTGCCAACCGACATACCCAGTGACCAGAAATACGTTCCCGGGGAAATACTTGTGAAGTTTAAGCCTGGTGTCTCTGAAGAAGAGGTAAAAAATATCACCGAAGAAAATGGAACTCAGGTAACTTATACCAGTCCCTACGCAGGATTCAAGATAATGGAAATCCCAAAGACAAAAACCGTTGAAGAAATGATGGAGATCTATAGCAAAAACCCGAATGTGGAATACGCAATCCCCAATGTCATCATGAACGCGCTTATGGTACCCAATGACCCATATTACGGTCTTTACCAGTGGAATTTCAAAGCCTTCGAAACCGGAGTGGGAGGTGGAATCAATCTCGAACCTGCATGGAATATTTCCACCGGAAAGGGAGTAATCGTTGCAGTGCTTGATACGGGAGTTGCATACGAAAACTACTCCATATACAAAAAAGCTCCTGACCTTACGAACACTATTTTTGTTTCGGGTTATGACTTTGTCAATAACGATGCCCACCCGAACGATGATAACGGGCATGGAACGCATGTTACTGGAACTATAGCCCAGAGCACCAATAACAATTATGGTGTAGCTGGCGTGGCTTATGACTGCTCAATAATGCCTGTGAAAGTTCTTAATGATGAAGGCAGC
The genomic region above belongs to Methanosarcina horonobensis HB-1 = JCM 15518 and contains:
- a CDS encoding S8 family peptidase, which encodes MDFRFKSKFVPLLLLSGLLLGSILPVSSLSTVNKEPYSVNKEPYYIFEKLPTDIPSDQKYVPGEILVKFKPGVSEEEVKNITEENGTQVTYTSPYAGFKIMEIPKTKTVEEMMEIYSKNPNVEYAIPNVIMNALMVPNDPYYGLYQWNFKAFETGVGGGINLEPAWNISTGKGVIVAVLDTGVAYENYSIYKKAPDLTNTIFVSGYDFVNNDAHPNDDNGHGTHVTGTIAQSTNNNYGVAGVAYDCSIMPVKVLNDEGSGTLAQIADGIYYATEHEVDIISMSLGYQAPKIDPVLKAALDTAYNNGVTIVAASGNDKKSTVSYPAAYEKCIAVGATRYDGSRTYYSNYGETLDIMAPGGDMRVDQSGDGYGDGILQNTFNTTTKDPTDFGYWFFQGTSMATPHISGVAALLISEGANGPDEVRAAIQNTAVDLGTSSWDSYYGYGLVNATAALNYVQGANCTQSSGS